In one Alphaproteobacteria bacterium genomic region, the following are encoded:
- a CDS encoding glycosyltransferase family 4 protein, whose product MSNLRVLQILPELNGGGVERVTLDMVAGLRQAFPTTFVASSGGSLLPCLEQAGGSHFTLPLATKNPLQMLSNARRLAHLIRLHNIQLIHARSRAPAWSALWAARLAKIPLVTTYHSAYNTSNALKSFYNSIMTKGDRVIAISEFIMKHIGQEHPTAVPRVRLIHEGIDVEEFDPQLVTQQEIIDLRKTWSIPPHATVYLLPGRVTRIKGQTIFIEAIRRLNNPNVFGIILGRNQENSPYSIDVRRQCEGLPIRLVPHISQPRAAYAAADFVVYPSLAQEAFGRVTAEAGAMERVIIASNHGATSELCQDTKTGYLIPPGDSRALADAMIQTLKLSPENSQKMGKAARAHICKNFSLSKMCNKTIDLYRELVH is encoded by the coding sequence CCGGAACTGAACGGAGGCGGGGTTGAGCGAGTCACCCTGGACATGGTCGCTGGTTTGAGACAAGCTTTTCCAACTACTTTTGTAGCCTCAAGCGGCGGATCCCTTTTACCATGCCTTGAACAGGCAGGGGGTTCCCATTTTACTTTACCTTTGGCTACCAAAAACCCCTTGCAAATGTTAAGCAATGCGCGAAGATTGGCTCATCTCATCCGATTACATAACATTCAACTCATCCATGCTCGATCTCGGGCGCCTGCCTGGAGTGCCTTGTGGGCTGCGCGTCTCGCGAAGATTCCGCTTGTTACCACTTATCATAGTGCCTACAACACCTCAAACGCCCTCAAATCTTTCTACAATTCAATAATGACCAAGGGTGACCGAGTTATTGCTATCTCAGAATTCATTATGAAGCATATTGGGCAAGAACATCCAACAGCGGTTCCTCGAGTTCGTCTCATTCATGAAGGGATAGATGTTGAAGAATTTGACCCACAACTAGTAACGCAACAAGAAATAATAGATTTACGCAAAACCTGGAGTATTCCGCCTCATGCGACTGTGTATTTGCTGCCCGGCCGCGTGACGCGCATCAAAGGTCAAACCATCTTTATTGAAGCGATACGACGCCTCAATAACCCGAATGTATTTGGGATTATTTTAGGAAGGAATCAGGAAAATTCCCCCTATTCTATTGATGTGCGACGCCAATGTGAGGGACTCCCTATTCGCCTTGTTCCTCATATATCTCAACCTCGAGCCGCCTATGCCGCCGCTGACTTTGTTGTTTATCCTTCCCTGGCTCAAGAAGCCTTCGGGCGCGTCACCGCAGAAGCCGGTGCCATGGAACGCGTGATTATTGCTTCTAACCATGGCGCCACTTCTGAACTGTGCCAAGATACTAAAACTGGCTATCTTATACCCCCAGGCGATTCACGGGCTTTAGCAGATGCCATGATTCAGACACTAAAACTTTCTCCTGAAAATAGCCAAAAAATGGGAAAAGCAGCCCGTGCCCATATCTGTAAAAATTTCTCCTTAAGCAAAATGTGCAATAAAACCATAGATTTATATAGAGAGTTAGTCCATTGA